The Rhodocytophaga rosea genome has a segment encoding these proteins:
- a CDS encoding MerR family transcriptional regulator, which translates to MKNYSVKQLSRLAGVSIRTLHLYDQMGLLKPAIRTEARYRLYGEKQLLRLQQILFYKEMDFSLEEIGHILDKPDFDMLQAMEHHKTALQYRYDRLYTLLQTVDKTISHLKGTIMLTPEELYEGLPKDKAEAYRKEAIAEYGESTVARSENYLRQLSKQDFAKLKAENQQIAKTLFSMLQEDPASDKVQQQIKRHYAIIRTFWGTANSPDPQADAYAGLGQLYVSDERFTMAEGIPQPEYALFMSKAMRHFADTQLK; encoded by the coding sequence ATGAAAAATTACTCTGTCAAACAACTTTCCAGACTTGCCGGTGTGAGTATACGCACACTTCATCTCTATGACCAGATGGGGCTCTTAAAGCCAGCCATCCGTACGGAGGCCAGGTATCGGTTGTATGGAGAAAAACAGCTATTGCGGCTTCAGCAAATTCTTTTTTATAAGGAAATGGATTTTAGCCTCGAAGAAATCGGCCACATTCTAGATAAGCCGGACTTCGACATGCTACAAGCCATGGAGCATCACAAAACAGCTCTCCAATACCGCTATGACAGGTTATATACATTGTTGCAAACGGTTGATAAAACTATTTCACATTTAAAAGGAACTATTATGTTAACTCCAGAAGAATTATATGAAGGTCTGCCAAAAGATAAGGCAGAAGCCTACCGCAAGGAAGCCATTGCTGAATATGGTGAAAGTACTGTGGCCAGATCGGAAAATTATTTGCGGCAACTCAGCAAGCAAGATTTTGCAAAGCTCAAAGCAGAAAACCAGCAGATTGCAAAGACTCTCTTTTCCATGCTACAGGAAGATCCGGCCAGTGATAAAGTACAACAACAGATCAAGCGTCATTATGCAATTATCCGCACTTTCTGGGGTACCGCTAATTCACCCGATCCGCAAGCAGATGCCTATGCCGGTCTTGGTCAATTATATGTATCTGATGAAAGATTTACAATGGCAGAGGGAATACCTCAGCCGGAATATGCCTTATTTATGAGCAAAGCCATGCGCCATTTTGCAGACACGCAATTGAAATAG